In Lolium rigidum isolate FL_2022 chromosome 7, APGP_CSIRO_Lrig_0.1, whole genome shotgun sequence, the DNA window CCGCCGTGGAGGAATCTTCGACATCCTTGTCACCGTCGACGTCGTCGCCCTCGTCGTCGAGCTTGAGCGTGACGCCGTCCGGGATGCGCCTGCCATTCGCGGTAGCAATCTCCCGCAGAACGCGCAGGGCATCGTCGGCGCGGCGGCGCACGAGGTACCACCGCGGGGACTCAGAGACGAACGGCAACACGGTGAGCACGTACACGAGAGAAGGAAGCGAGGTGACGACATAGAGGAGGCGCCACGAGGACTGGAATAGCGCGGCGATGCCGGCGAGGATGGCTATGCCGCCGGAGAAGAAGTAGAAGGTGAACATGCTGGCCATGCCACGACGGGAGGGCCCGATGGGCTCGTTCGCGAGGACGAAGGAGCAGAGGCCGACGCTGCCGGTGCTGAAGCCCGTGATGAGGCGCAGGGCCACATAGACCCAGTAGTTGGGGGCGAGCGCTGTGAGGAGGCCGAAGACAGCGTTGAGGATGCAGGCCACCAGGAGCGCGCCCTTCCGGCCCAGAAACGAGTCTGATAGGTGCCCGAACACACCGGCGCCTGCCAAAAATGAAACAATTAGTCAGAACTTCACAtgaacggcttcctctgaaaaacaaTTAACAATATATGTGTACGTTAGAATCGCAAAACAAAagacaaacttgaagccaactgcAGGTTCTCTACTTGTGCATCTACTGGCTACTTAGAGCCAATTGCCCAATTGCATCTATTATGAAAGTATAATAAACTCTTCATATGTGGAGGGAGCAGACAAGGAGGTCTTACCTAGTTACCTAAGAAGGATGGCAGTGTGATCTTCGTATTCATTCTCCGTCGCCTCGGACAGTTTATCCTTTGTGTTCCATGCCAATACACTATGTTAAACTTTTTATTTCGACTGTTTAGGTTGTGTGTATCTTTATTATGCAAAGGCATGTTGCAATTGTATCATCTTGATGCGAACTATCGAGTCAATAAAAACTTTCTTCATCACTATACTCATTTTTTCTCCTTACACTATACCCATATCGACACATTTGTCAATTTAGTCATTTTCAATCCCTTCTGTCAGTTTCTGCAACCAGATAAGTAAGAACAGAGGTGCGGTAGTGCATGCCCGTTCGAATGTTGAGGGCTCCCTGGGGCTCACAGAGTTTGTTTTATAGAAATAATTCAGGGGATATTATCCTTGAAAAGAACCTATTTGGAAGGTGTACTGGTCACCCTCAAGTTGTTGGGCTTCTACTGTTCAAAGGATCTAGACCGCATGCAGCATCAGCGCCGCGGGATGCTTGGATCGGCCAGAAGATCCCCAAGTATATCTGGTTGCAGAAACTGACAAAGGGGATTGAAAATTGCGTAGCAGAATGCGACACCTACACGAGAGTGAGGTTAATCTAAACAAGGCCTTTATCTGGTCAAAGTAGTGAGCATGCTCTAAACCAGATCGATGAATCTGGCAGCCATCTTTTCATTACGCAAGTTGGTCAGGTTTTGCTTCACATATTCACGGCATCAATTTTGTTGACAAGAAAAGCATGCTGCTGACAGACTACAATACTCCAAGATAATGCTACTAGCCGGTCGTAGCAGGCGGCTGCTGGAGTCTGGAGAGTGGAGATGCTGTAGTAGTCAAACAAAGGCTGCAGGTACACTGGGGTAGAACTATCCTACTAGACTAGTAAGCTCATGAGTCCAAATTCGATCGATATGATGTCCAAACGTGCCATGTTTGTATACGGCGCTTGTGAGTGATGCATCGACGGATGGCGAAGAAGCACCGGAGGGATTTTGCTTGGTGTTCTCGAGTCGTGGAGAATGTAGCTAGCTTTTGTGGTATGCCACTATGCGACAGCACCTGAGGCTTTTTTGGACTATGTGTGTATACATGGCCTTCATGCATGCATGATCCGCCGTAGACCTTACATATTAAGCACACATTATCCGCCAGAATATGAGTATATCACATTTTGTCTAGTAACTGTAGAACTGTACTTGTGATAGCAGTCGATCACGGAGGCAAACAGCAACCAACATGATTATGAAAGCTGGAGATACAGCTCTGTGATGCGCAAGTGTCTTAGGCTGTGTGGCTGAGGACGCAATCCTTGACAGGCAAGTGTTAGGCTCCAGCAACTCAATCGTAAACAGATAATGGGCAAGGACATGTATAACGAACTGTACCACACACTGCTACCTAATTTATGGCGTCGGCGTTGGTACTTAATTTCGCCGTGCTCTTGCTATTGGCGACAGTAGTTACAGAACCTGTTGGAAGCCACATGTTTGGTACTGTCCTAAGTCTAACCCGGCGTCATCGCGTGCGATTTCGAGGAGAAAAGATAAAACTGCATGATCAAGCGATCGATTCATGGGAGCAGAGCACTGACGTACGTACCAACCATGCCGCCGGCGAAGAAGATCGCCTGGGCGAGCCCAACCTTGTACCGCTGGCCGCAGACGAGTCCCCACTCGGCCACCGTCGACGAGGCGCTCCCCTGGACCCACTCCcacccggcggcggcgccggcgcactGGTCGCCGCACCGCCCCTCTCCCGCGGGGCACCACATGGCCGGCTCCCGGTCCGCGAAGATGATCACCATGGTGTGCAGCGCCTCCAGCGCCCACGCCGCCGTCACCAGCACGAAGTGCCGCAGCTGCCACCGCCCGAACTCCCCCGCGTGCTGCGTCAGCGCGTCGTCGATGCTCAACCGCCGGCTCGTCGCCGCTCCAGCTACATCTGCGCCGACGCCGAGCAGCGCCTCGGTGGACATGGCTGATTAGTAAATGACTGGGGTGGGGATTTGCGTGCTCTGTTTGTAGGCTGCTAGGAGGAACGAGGCTTATATGCATGTGCCGGAGGTGATTGGGCAGCTAGTGATGGTGGGTGTTTTATGTGGAAGCCATTTACGGCGTCCTTGTCGACGCCTGCTGGTAAGAGCTGGCATCGAATTCCGTTTTTGGGTGACTGAGTTGTGTGTCTGGGATTAGGCCCAGCGACCTAACGCATAGTGACTgactgtccgcggagacgcaaacatgGCCTAAATATGTGTCTCGAATGCGTTTCCTTAGACGCGCCAAGTAACCGCTTGCGTCTGGACGGACTGAGAATCGTATGCCGTACCTAGAGgacgtgaataggtgctaactaattttttagttcttttagctttgatagaaaggtaaattttctagatatgcaactatgtgaatttacctagatgACAAGATATATAACTaattaagcaagatatagctaggcAAGATATAATAATGCAATAAAGGGTAaccgagagtgaagcacgcggaaaCACAAGGAATGATTCCCGTAGTTTTTTCCTTTTGAggtgaagtacgtctacgttggagAGGTGTGGTTGTCACAAAGACCTAACCAACGCCACAATggtctcaccctattctccggtgagcaagGTCACGAAGGCCTAACTCACTTGtcaactaagggatttcctcgaggcgaaaACTGGGCCTTTACAAATTTCTTGAGGCACacgtccacaactgaattggaggctcccaatagttgtaacaacacaacaacaacaagatcaAATCAAGTCACAACAACTAGGGTTTCAAAAAGAAACACTAGCAATGGTGCCCTCAAGAAAataagggggaaatgtaaatcgcttcggtgaagatatAGATCAGGGTCTTCTCCTTcaattctccaaagatcaagagctttgggtggttgagggaggagatcaatTGATTTTGGTGGCTTGGCTGGAGGTGAAGAACATGAACATGTCGAGCAACCTCAGCTTGGGGAGGAAGGGGGCTATTTATACCCCCTCGAAATTGAGCCGTTGGAGAAGAAATGGGGGCGGAAATTCAGGTGTAAGTTGGGGCCGCCCCGGAATTTTCGGCCTTGACTGAAATTGCCGGGGGCCATCCAGTGGCTCTAGACCCTTAAGTCCTTAGACGTTTTTTGGGGGGCGGGAATTTTCGGCCTGGCAATGTTCtctttcttcctttcttcttccttttcaacAATTGAATCTTCCCTTTTCTTTCTTCTCAATATGTAAACAATATAGATCACATCTGCACACTAGACCACATTAGAGTATCAcacatgttgtcatcaaacacacaaaaccataatggtggagagatgttctttcaaggacgtttcgttgggcccgcctggcagtgaccctggctcgatgcgtcttctcagccgcGCCAGTCACTGGCGACAAGGCgttgcttcggcagtctgcgccacgttaatggtgatgcctcgcttgctgagtggccgccgcccacctctgccaatgaagttatggcgatgccacgcgtgtcaCGCCCCTCGGCAGCATCCGACGTATATAAAGAAGGCGCACACTCGTCTTCCTCATGCTCTCCTCCACACAAATCCTAGCcaccacaacctccaccgtagtgcCACCTCGCTCTTCCTACGACGCAACCAACCCCGCGAGGTACTCCATGGCTGGTACAGGTGGCCGGCGAGGTGGTCTAGGCTGCGGGAATGGCCGCCGCGGCCGGGGCCGCCGAGGTGGagtagctacggccccacgctcgccgtcaccTACGCCGTCGTCGTCTTTGCAGGAGGTCcgatgcttcgagttcctcctccgcatcgactagGTACCCCTCAGCATCAAGCGGCTCCTGGACAAATTCGCTGAGTTCGTCGATAGGGTTGAGCCGGcagagttgcagctacgggaggccagctgcaacttttgTCGATGGcatgtcgaggtcttgttcgacggcagggtaagatgtacctgcacacccaGTGTGCTAAGTTCGCCCACGACCTCGATCACGAGGCCGGCTGCCTGCTCACATTCCTCTACGAAGGCGACGACGAGATGGTCGTGAAGG includes these proteins:
- the LOC124676467 gene encoding organic cation/carnitine transporter 4-like, producing MSTEALLGVGADVAGAATSRRLSIDDALTQHAGEFGRWQLRHFVLVTAAWALEALHTMVIIFADREPAMWCPAGEGRCGDQCAGAAAGWEWVQGSASSTVAEWGLVCGQRYKVGLAQAIFFAGGMVGAGVFGHLSDSFLGRKGALLVACILNAVFGLLTALAPNYWVYVALRLITGFSTGSVGLCSFVLANEPIGPSRRGMASMFTFYFFSGGIAILAGIAALFQSSWRLLYVVTSLPSLVYVLTVLPFVSESPRWYLVRRRADDALRVLREIATANGRRIPDGVTLKLDDEGDDVDGDKDVEDSSTAASSSSGSIIDVFRSRTTRVRLVLSVLINLFCSVVYYGLSLNVVNLKTNLYISVVVNSLAEMPAYVLTALLLDRFGRKPLGIGTMLLSGVFCTIGSFIPGDDGTMRLVRMASGVVGIFGMAATYNLLFIYSAELFPTVVRNAALGCTSQAAQMGAILAPMVVVLGERVPFAVFGVSGIIGGLLVFYLPETMNKPLYDTMAGLEEGEKTLLK